Proteins from a genomic interval of Acidobacteriota bacterium:
- a CDS encoding helix-turn-helix domain-containing protein: protein MSKQTESSLFIVSPFERTKFYQQLLSGITTYQELGNRIHEKIRTAHAFNQTERVRELARMLVNIPVREYQLIGQYYLVWCKCREREYQSELLERIAEQSQTYKAKALISRGAFEVYQGSPERALYFYTEALKPNPTVSDFIKASTGIATVKAIEGYHASALSDIENLLPLARYAEPLTYFQTMNSYATELIEANRLSEAENAVLVAVSSPLGPFDPEWRNTLADVRSRQKRRSAVTITRPRTVQEYEIESEVPDNPLHEARAQAAIDFMRTNLHRSITLLELSELVNLSPSHFSSVFKTQIGVSPIEYLIRLRIEKASHLLATTFLSIKQVMATVGYSDRQTFLQHFKRRFDLTPSAYRKRALGRSRRY from the coding sequence ATGAGCAAACAGACAGAGAGCAGTCTTTTCATCGTCTCTCCTTTTGAGCGAACCAAATTCTATCAGCAGCTACTCAGTGGAATTACTACCTACCAAGAACTAGGAAACCGGATTCACGAAAAGATAAGGACGGCTCACGCTTTCAACCAAACGGAGCGCGTCAGAGAACTAGCGCGAATGCTAGTCAATATTCCCGTCAGAGAATACCAACTAATCGGGCAATATTATCTCGTTTGGTGTAAGTGCAGAGAGCGGGAGTATCAATCTGAACTTTTAGAGCGGATTGCTGAACAATCCCAGACGTATAAGGCTAAGGCGCTCATATCAAGGGGAGCGTTCGAGGTTTATCAAGGCAGCCCTGAGCGTGCCCTGTACTTCTACACTGAAGCCTTAAAGCCTAATCCTACAGTCTCAGACTTCATCAAAGCGTCAACGGGCATTGCCACCGTGAAAGCGATAGAAGGCTATCATGCGTCAGCCTTGAGTGATATTGAAAACTTGCTTCCTCTGGCGCGTTACGCTGAGCCATTAACTTATTTCCAGACGATGAATTCCTATGCAACGGAACTGATCGAGGCTAATAGACTGTCGGAAGCTGAAAACGCGGTGCTCGTAGCGGTATCGTCTCCGCTTGGCCCGTTCGATCCTGAATGGCGAAATACGCTGGCGGATGTCAGATCGAGGCAAAAGCGACGCTCCGCTGTTACGATCACTCGGCCCCGGACTGTACAAGAATATGAGATTGAATCAGAGGTGCCAGATAACCCGCTTCACGAGGCGAGAGCCCAAGCTGCGATTGACTTCATGAGAACAAATCTTCATCGGAGCATTACGTTGCTTGAGTTATCGGAGTTGGTCAACTTGTCACCTTCACATTTTTCGAGCGTGTTCAAAACGCAAATCGGCGTCTCGCCAATTGAATATTTGATAAGACTCAGAATAGAAAAAGCCAGTCACCTTTTAGCAACGACTTTTCTAAGCATCAAGCAAGTTATGGCAACAGTGGGGTACTCGGACAGGCAAACCTTTCTACAGCACTTCAAGAGGCGCTTTGACCTCACACCCTCGGCATATAGAAAACGTGCTCTCGGCAGGTCGCGCCGCTACTGA